The Setaria italica strain Yugu1 chromosome IX, Setaria_italica_v2.0, whole genome shotgun sequence genome has a window encoding:
- the LOC101772703 gene encoding probable potassium transporter 16 yields MAHADAGGGLEIVPHSGDLELDLPPPGNSLRQDSLYRDATRPAHHAGHHGQESWVRTLRLAFQCVGIMYADLGTSPLYVYSNTFKKGVGHPDDVLGVLSIIIYSFILFTMIKIVFIALHANDEGDGGTFALYSLISRYARICLIPNQQAEDELVLRYKHHPKPSATLRRAQWMKNLLETSKFAKITLFFLTILATALAISDCMLNPPISVLAAVNGLKLRAPHLTKDAEVWITVGILVVFFSVQRFGTDKIGYTFAPVVTLWLLLISGIGLYNVIKYDIGTLRAFNPKYIINYFRRTKKKGWVSLGEILLCVTGTEALFADLGYFSIRSIQLSSTFGLLPSVLLTYIGQAAYLRKHMDMDISNAFFNSVPSSLFWPTFILALITAVIGSQAMVSCAFATMSHLQALNCFPRVKILRTSRHYSGQMYIPEVNIFLCISACMVTLIFRTTGFIARAHEICVVLVMIITTLLMTIVMLLIWKVNIWWIIIFFIVFMSTESIYTAAVLYKFIHGPYLALAISAVLMTIMIVWHYVHVKRYKYELEHTVSRDKVKYILERQDLKRVPGFGLIYTELVQGIPPIFPHLIEKIPTIHSVIVFITVKHLPVPHVDVSERFLFRQVEPKELMVFRCVARYGYRDTLEMANGFVTILVEYLQYYIRDANLYGLGDPLRINDNSAHIDSFYHEKPSEHAIYAEEMLTPIQSFSELTMHPVGMSNMLTQTGKMNIEEMFKIEEDQKIIQTEVNNGVVYILGETEVVAKPHSNLLKKIIVNYVYSFLRKNSRNGEKMLSIPRGQLLKVGITYEI; encoded by the exons ATGGCCCATGCCGACGCCGGAGGTGGCCTGGAGATTGTGCCGCACAGCGGCGACCTGGAGTTggacctgccgccgccggggaacTCGCTGCGGCAGGACTCGCTCTACCGCGACGCCACGAGGCCAGCGCATCACGCCGGCCACCATGGCCAG GAGAGCTGGGTTCGGACGCTACGGCTGGCGTTCCAGTGCGTCGGCATCATGTACGCCGACCTCGGCACCTCGCCGCTGTACGTCTACTCCAATACCTTCAAGaaaggcgtcggccacccggACGACGTCCTCGGCGTCCTCTCCATCATCATCTACAGCTTCATCCTCTTCACCATGATCAAGATCGTCTTCATCGCGCTCCACGCCAACGACGAGGGCGACG GTGGAACGTTTGCTCTCTACTCGTTGATCTCGCGGTACGCCAGGATCTGCCTGATCCCAAACCAACAGGCAGAGGATGAGCTCGTGTTGAGGTACAAGCATCACCCGAAGCCGTCGGCGACGCTCAGGAGAGctcaatggatgaagaaccTGCTGGAGACGAGCAAGTTCGCAAAGATCAcgctcttcttcctcaccatccTTGCGACCGCGCTGGCCATCAGCGACTGCATGCTAAACCCTCCGATCTCCG TTCTGGCAGCGGTCAACGGTCTGAAGTTGAGAGCACCTCATCTGACAAAAG ATGCCGAGGTGTGGATCACAGTGGGGATTCTGGTGGTTTTCTTTTCGGTCCAGCGCTTTGGGACCGACAAAATCGGTTACACATTTGCACCGGTGGTTACCCTGTGGCTTCTTTTGATCAGCGGTATTGGGCTCTACAACGTAATCAAGTATGATATAGGCACCTTGAGGGCTTTCAACCCAAAATATATCATCAACTATTTTCGAAGGACCAAAAAGAAAGGATGGGTCTCTTTAGGCGAAATTCTACTTTGCGTCACAG GCACAGAAGCTCTTTTTGCTGATCTGGGATACTTCAGCATCAGATCTATACAG CTGAGCTCCACCTTTGGTTTATTACCATCCGTATTGCTCACCTACATTGGGCAAGCAGCATACCTGAGGAAACACATGGATATGGATATATCTAATGCTTTCTTCAATTCAGTTCCAA GCTCTTTATTTTGGCCAACATTCATCCTTGCACTCATTACAGCAGTAATTGGAAGTCAAGCTATGGTCTCGTGTGCCTTTGCAACCATGTCACATTTACAAGCACTTAATTGTTTCCCGCGGGTCAAGATATTGCGTACATCAAGGCATTATTCGGGCCAAATGTACATCCCTGAAGTAAACATCTTCCTTTGCATATCTGCTTGCATGGTGACACTAATCTTTAGGACGACTGGTTTCATTGCCAGAGCACATG AAATTTGTGTGGTCCTTGTGATGATCATCACAACATTGCTGATGACAATAGTAATGCTCCTCATATGGAAGGTAAACATTTGGTGGAtaatcatcttcttcatcgtcttcaTGTCCACAGAGTCCATCTACACAGCTGCAGTTCTATATAAGTTCATCCATGGACCATACCTGGCATTAGCAATCTCAGCAGTTCTTATGACGATCATGATTGTGTGGCACTACGTGCATGTCAAACGTTATAAGTATGAGCTTGAGCATACTGTATCACGTGATAAGGTGAAGTATATCCTTGAGCGTCAGGACCTAAAGAGAGTTCCAGGTTTTGGGCTCATCTACACTGAGTTGGTACAAGGGATACCACCCATATTCCCTCACCTCATTGAGAAAATCCCTACCATTCACTCAGTTATTGTCTTCATCACTGTGAAGCATTTGCCAGTTCCACATGTTGATGTCTCAGAGCGCTTCCTATTTCGACAAGTGGAGCCTAAAGAGCTAATGGTGTTCCGTTGTGTGGCCCGATATGGGTACCGTGACACGCTCGAAATGGCCAATGGATTTGTTACAATATTAGTTGAGTACCTCCAATACTATATCAGGGATGCCAACCTCTATGGATTAGGTGATCCATTGAGGATTAATGATAACAGCGCTCACATTGATAGCTTTTATCATGAGAAGCCCTCCGAGCATGCCATCTATGCGGAGGAAATGCTTACACCAATCCAATCCTTCTCAGAGCTCACGATGCATCCAGTTGGTATGAGCAATATGCTGACACAG ACTGGAAAGATGAACATAGAGGAGATGTTCAAGATTGAAGAAGACCAAAAGATTATCCAGACTGAGGTGAACAATGGTGTTGTTTATATACTTGGGGAGACTGAAGTGGTAGCCAAGCCACACTCAAACCTATTAAAGAAAATCATTGTAAACTATGTATATAGCTTTCTAAGGAAAAACTCAAGGAATGGAGAGAAGATGCTATCGATTCCACGAGGCCAACTACTTAAGGTTGGAATTACCTATGAGATCTAA
- the LOC101765390 gene encoding uncharacterized protein LOC101765390 translates to MGSKDDAPTWADQWGSGDDGSSNGKADDSKKTVAGNVKAAASEGFVKAKAAALVGASKVKSGTSSGIKWVKEQYQKRASK, encoded by the coding sequence ATGGGTTCCAAGGATGACGCGCCAACATGGGCGGACCAGTGGGGCTCCGGCGACGACGGGAGCAGCAACGGCAAGGCGGACGATAGCAAGAAGACGGTGGCCGGCAACGTGAAGGCGGCGGCTTCGGAGGGGTTCGTGAAGgccaaggcggcggcgctggtgggggCGAGCAAGGTCAAGTCCGGGACGAGCAGCGGCATCAAGTGGGTGAAGGAGCAGTACCAGAAGAGGGCATCCAAGTGA
- the LOC101764995 gene encoding potassium transporter 27 isoform X1 encodes MAQAADRGSSREDIVIVDLESEVDAPPAMQRQDSLYVAATRAAGANNHGQDSWARTVRLALQCVGILYGDIGTSPLFVYSSTFRDGVGHPDDLLGALSLIIYSFLLFTVVKYVYIALRANDDGDGGTFALYTLISRHAKVSLIPNQQAEDELVSKYNRAKPPATLRRAQWMKELLETNKAVKISLFLLTMLATAMVISDAVLTPAISVLSAVGGLKEKAPYLTTDEIVWITVGILVVLFAIQRFGTDKVGYLFAPVILLWLLLIGGVGVYNLIKYDTGVLRAFNLKYIIDYFRRNKKKGWVSLGGILLCFTGTEALFSDLGYFSIRSIQLSFGFGLVPSVLLAYIGQAAYLRMHLEDVANSFYRSTPISLFWPTFILAIAASIIGSQAMISCAFATISHSQTLGCFPRVKILHTSRQYSGQLYIPEVNYLLCLGACLVTIGFKTTVIIGEAHGICVVLVMIITTLLLTIVMLLIWKISIWWIVLFFIVFMSSELIYLSAILYRFVHGAYVPVAMSAVLMVVMIVWHYVHVKKYNFELEHSVPRDKVKELLGRRDVQRAPGIGLFYTELVQGIPPVFPHLIEKIPSIHSVLIFVSMKHLPIPSVDMSERFLFRQVDREDYKVFQCVARYGYRDPFEEAKDFVGKLVEHLQYYIRDVNLYGVGSEPMMIQSSSYRSSHAESFGSHEKSSVKAVYAEEMLTPAESFSEHIRQASGKSKLFTQFQGEKMNIVEMMKIQQEQQAILEEMNKGVVYIFGESEVVARPHSSLLKKIVVNYLYSFLRKNSRNGEKMMSIPRRQVLKVGISYEI; translated from the exons ATGGCGCAAGCAGCCGACAGAGGAAGTAGCAGGGAAGACATCGTCATCGTCGACCTCGAGAGCGAGGtcgacgcgccgccggcgatgcAGCGGCAGGACTCCTTGTACGTCGCCGCGACCAGAGCCGCCGGCGCCAACAACCACGGGCAG GATAGCTGGGCGCGGACGGTGCGGCTGGCGTTGCAGTGCGTGGGCATCCTGTACGGAGACATTGGCACGTCGCCGCTGTTCGTGTACTCGAGCACGTTCCGGGACGGCGTCGGCCACCCGGACGACCTGCTCGGGGCGCTCTCCCTCATCATCTACAGCTTCCTGCTCTTCACCGTCGTCAAGTACGTCTACATCGCCCTCCGAGCAAACGACGACGGTGATG GAGGAACGTTCGCGCTCTACACTCTGATTTCGCGCCACGCAAAGGTCAGCCTGATCCCAAACCAGCAGGCCGAAGACGAGCTCGTCTCCAAGTACAACCGCGCCAAGCCACCAGCGACGCTGAGGAGAGCGCAGTGGATGAAGGAGCTGCTGGAGACGAACAAGGCCGTAAAGATTTCGCTCTTCCTGCTCACCATGCTCGCCACTGCCATGGTCATCAGCGACGCTGTTCTAACTCCTGCAATTTCAG TTCTCTCTGCGGTTGGCGGCCTGAAAGAAAAGGCACCTTATCTTACAACAG ATGAGATAGTTTGGATTACTGTGGGAATTTTGGTGGTGTTGTTCGCGATCCAGAGGTTTGGGACTGATAAAGTCGGTTACTTGTTCGCCCCGGTCATCCTCCTTTGGCTTCTCCTCATTGGGGGAGTTGGGGTCTACAACCTGATAAAGTACGACACCGGTGTTCTCAGGGCATTCAACCTGAAATACATCATCGACTATTTCAgaaggaacaagaagaaagGGTGGGTCTCCCTTGGTGGCATACTCCTTTGTTTCACAG GCACAGAAGCCCTTTTTTCTGATCTAGGATACTTCAGCATAAGATCAATTCAG CTAAGCTTTGGCTTCGGTTTAGTCCCGTCAGTGTTACTCGCTTATATTGGGCAAGCAGCATACTTGAGAATGCACCTAGAGGATGTAGCAAATAGTTTCTACAGATCAACTCCAA TCTCATTATTCTGGCCAACATTCATCCTTGCGATAGCGGCATCGATCATTGGAAGCCAAGCCATGATATCCTGTGCCTTCGCAACAATTTCCCATTCCCAAACACTCGGTTGCTTTCCGAGGGTTAAGATACTGCACACCTCAAGGCAATATTCAGGCCAGTTATATATCCCTGAAGTAAACTACTTGCTCTGCTTGGGTGCTTGCCTCGTCACAATCGGCTTCAAGACAACTGTCATCATTGGGGAAGCTCATG GGATATGTGTTGTTCTTGTGATGATCATCACAACACTATTGTTGACAATAGTGATGCTCCTAATATGGAAGATCAGCATATGGTGGATTGTCTTGTTCTTCATCGTTTTCATGTCATCTGAGTTAATCTACCTATCTGCAATCCTATATCGATTTGTGCATGGTGCATATGTGCCCGTAGCAATGTCAGCGGTCCTAATGGTAGTGATGATTGTGTGGCATTATGTGCATGTGAAGAAATACAACTTTGAGCTCGAGCACTCCGTGCCCCGTGACAAAGTGAAAGAACTCCTTGGCCGCCGTGACGTTCAGAGAGCCCCAGGGATAGGCCTCTTCTACACCGAGTTGGTTCAAGGCATACCACCGGTATTCCCTCACCTGATTGAGAAGATCCCTTCCATTCATTCAGTGCTTATTTTCGTCTCCATGAAGCATTTGCCAATTCCATCTGTTGACATGTCAGAGCGATTCCTCTTTAGACAAGTAGACAGAGAAGATTATAAGGTGTTCCAATGCGTGGCACGATATGGGTACCGAGACCCCTTTGAGGAGGCCAAGGACTTTGTTGGTAAACTTGTAGAGCATCTCCAGTACTACATCCGGGATGTCAACCTTTATGGTGTGGGTTCTGAGCCAATGATGATACAGTCCTCCAGCTACCGTAGCTCTCATGCTGAGAGCTTTGGCAGCCACGAAAAATCCTCAGTAAAGGCAGTATATGCTGAGGAGATGCTCACACCGGCCGAGTCATTCTCAGAGCACATAAGGCAAGCTAGTGGAAAGAGCAAGCTTTTTACACAATTTCAG GGAGAGAAGATGAATATAGTAGAGATGATGAAGATCCAACAGGAGCAACAGGCTATCCTTGAAGAGATGAACAAAGGTGTGGTGTACATATTTGGAGAGAGTGAGGTGGTGGCAAGACCTCACTCCTCGCTCCTCAAGAAGATTGTTGTCAACTACCTATACTCATTTCTTAGAAAGAACTCAAGAAATGGTGAGAAGATGATGTCGATCCCCCGTCGTCAAGTCCTAAAGGTTGGAATCTCATATGAAATCTAA
- the LOC101764995 gene encoding potassium transporter 27 isoform X2 produces the protein MAQAADRGSSREDIVIVDLESEVDAPPAMQRQDSLYVAATRAAGANNHGQDSWARTVRLALQCVGILYGDIGTSPLFVYSSTFRDGVGHPDDLLGALSLIIYSFLLFTVVKYVYIALRANDDGDGGTFALYTLISRHAKVSLIPNQQAEDELVSKYNRAKPPATLRRAQWMKELLETNKAVKISLFLLTMLATAMVISDAVLTPAISVLSAVGGLKEKAPYLTTDEIVWITVGILVVLFAIQRFGTDKVGYLFAPVILLWLLLIGGVGVYNLIKYDTGVLRAFNLKYIIDYFRRNKKKGWVSLGGILLCFTGTEALFSDLGYFSIRSIQLSFGFGLVPSVLLAYIGQAAYLRMHLEDVANSFYRSTPISLFWPTFILAIAASIIGSQAMISCAFATISHSQTLGCFPRVKILHTSRQYSGQLYIPEVNYLLCLGACLVTIGFKTTVIIGEAHGICVVLVMIITTLLLTIVMLLIWKISIWWIVLFFIVFMSSELIYLSAILYRFVHGAYVPVAMSAVLMVVMIVWHYVHVKKYNFELEHSVPRDKVKELLGRRDVQRAPGIGLFYTELVQGIPPSDSSLDK, from the exons ATGGCGCAAGCAGCCGACAGAGGAAGTAGCAGGGAAGACATCGTCATCGTCGACCTCGAGAGCGAGGtcgacgcgccgccggcgatgcAGCGGCAGGACTCCTTGTACGTCGCCGCGACCAGAGCCGCCGGCGCCAACAACCACGGGCAG GATAGCTGGGCGCGGACGGTGCGGCTGGCGTTGCAGTGCGTGGGCATCCTGTACGGAGACATTGGCACGTCGCCGCTGTTCGTGTACTCGAGCACGTTCCGGGACGGCGTCGGCCACCCGGACGACCTGCTCGGGGCGCTCTCCCTCATCATCTACAGCTTCCTGCTCTTCACCGTCGTCAAGTACGTCTACATCGCCCTCCGAGCAAACGACGACGGTGATG GAGGAACGTTCGCGCTCTACACTCTGATTTCGCGCCACGCAAAGGTCAGCCTGATCCCAAACCAGCAGGCCGAAGACGAGCTCGTCTCCAAGTACAACCGCGCCAAGCCACCAGCGACGCTGAGGAGAGCGCAGTGGATGAAGGAGCTGCTGGAGACGAACAAGGCCGTAAAGATTTCGCTCTTCCTGCTCACCATGCTCGCCACTGCCATGGTCATCAGCGACGCTGTTCTAACTCCTGCAATTTCAG TTCTCTCTGCGGTTGGCGGCCTGAAAGAAAAGGCACCTTATCTTACAACAG ATGAGATAGTTTGGATTACTGTGGGAATTTTGGTGGTGTTGTTCGCGATCCAGAGGTTTGGGACTGATAAAGTCGGTTACTTGTTCGCCCCGGTCATCCTCCTTTGGCTTCTCCTCATTGGGGGAGTTGGGGTCTACAACCTGATAAAGTACGACACCGGTGTTCTCAGGGCATTCAACCTGAAATACATCATCGACTATTTCAgaaggaacaagaagaaagGGTGGGTCTCCCTTGGTGGCATACTCCTTTGTTTCACAG GCACAGAAGCCCTTTTTTCTGATCTAGGATACTTCAGCATAAGATCAATTCAG CTAAGCTTTGGCTTCGGTTTAGTCCCGTCAGTGTTACTCGCTTATATTGGGCAAGCAGCATACTTGAGAATGCACCTAGAGGATGTAGCAAATAGTTTCTACAGATCAACTCCAA TCTCATTATTCTGGCCAACATTCATCCTTGCGATAGCGGCATCGATCATTGGAAGCCAAGCCATGATATCCTGTGCCTTCGCAACAATTTCCCATTCCCAAACACTCGGTTGCTTTCCGAGGGTTAAGATACTGCACACCTCAAGGCAATATTCAGGCCAGTTATATATCCCTGAAGTAAACTACTTGCTCTGCTTGGGTGCTTGCCTCGTCACAATCGGCTTCAAGACAACTGTCATCATTGGGGAAGCTCATG GGATATGTGTTGTTCTTGTGATGATCATCACAACACTATTGTTGACAATAGTGATGCTCCTAATATGGAAGATCAGCATATGGTGGATTGTCTTGTTCTTCATCGTTTTCATGTCATCTGAGTTAATCTACCTATCTGCAATCCTATATCGATTTGTGCATGGTGCATATGTGCCCGTAGCAATGTCAGCGGTCCTAATGGTAGTGATGATTGTGTGGCATTATGTGCATGTGAAGAAATACAACTTTGAGCTCGAGCACTCCGTGCCCCGTGACAAAGTGAAAGAACTCCTTGGCCGCCGTGACGTTCAGAGAGCCCCAGGGATAGGCCTCTTCTACACCGAGTTGGTTCAAGGCATACCACCG AGCGATTCCTCTTTAGACAAGTAG